One genomic segment of Bos javanicus breed banteng chromosome 23, ARS-OSU_banteng_1.0, whole genome shotgun sequence includes these proteins:
- the LOC133236462 gene encoding butyrophilin subfamily 1 member A1-like, with amino-acid sequence MTLDAATAHPALLLSEEGRQVSWQERCQEIPSSSERFSSIPCVLGQLCIISGRYSWDIEVGDACSWDLGVCRDNVTRKGRVTMSPKNGFWAIRFYEGEYWALTSPETRLILREKPVIVRVFLDYEAGDVSFYNMTDESHIFTFPQNTFYGVLKPLFRLWSSESGSLTICVGEECAML; translated from the coding sequence ATGACCCTGGATGCAGCCACTGCTCATCCTGCCCTCCTCCTGTCTGAAGAAGGGAGACAAGTTTCCTGGCAAGAAAGATGTCAAGAAATTCCCAGCTCCTCAGAGAGATTCAGCTCCATTCCCTGTGTGCTGGGTCAATTGTGCATCATCTCAGGGAGATACTCCTGGGACATAGAGGTTGGGGACGCCTGTTCCTGGGACCTGGGAGTTTGTAGGGATAATGTAACAAGGAAGGGTAGGGTCACAATGTCCCCAAAGAATGGTTTCTGGGCCATTAGGTTCTATGAGGGGGAGTATTGGGCCCTCACCTCCCCAGAAACCCGTCTTATTCTAAGAGAAAAACCCGTTATTGTGAGGGTATTTCTGGATTATGAGGCTGGAGATGTATCTTTCTATAATATGACAGATGAATCCCACATCTTCACCTTTCCCCAGAACACATTCTATGGTGTCCTAAAACCACTTTTCAGACTTTGGTCCTCTGAGTCAGGCTCCCTAACCATCTGTGTAGGTGAAGAATGTGCGATGTTGTAA